In Topomyia yanbarensis strain Yona2022 chromosome 2, ASM3024719v1, whole genome shotgun sequence, one DNA window encodes the following:
- the LOC131683144 gene encoding uncharacterized protein LOC131683144 yields the protein MSLGVEYEKADSRNIPLINETMIARFFTTNASFASSEMKQIKVQRSGRKAYGDFAVGYVKLRRFGSKCDVRANVTSEHRINHRPYEVSLIIDEHNNIVEQFMCQCEANEGGCKHVSVFLFWLFRRNELPASTDVECYWKMAPMTEAARRKGVVWAAEMETAKARKNTHDSSSDSSVSHSPNQHRKLDPTIKANISIRFALSQATNEPFGMLKYLLPYDPHKLLSVDRLFICFKQSQPTSYSMEKFFEFCHAKMTTDLLDSISSKTVNQHTNADWYTYRIARITASVCYEASRCTTYDGSLKERIMGFNTPFESIQMKRGKVMEKRVLKVVQNQYGKIERSGLYLAADHPHLGATPDGIQSERVFEVKCPSSMKRVGDYISESGNVCAKWIAQMHLQMHLTGRKKSHFLCSSTIF from the exons ATGTCTCTTGGGGTGGAATATGAAAAAGCCGATTCACGGAACATTCCACTGATTAATGAAACCATGATAGCTAGATTCTTCACAACAAACGCGAGTTTCGCAAGTTCCGAAATGAAGCAAATAAAAGTGCAAAG ATCGGGAAGAAAAGCGTATGGAGACTTTGCCGTAGGATATGTGAAATTACGACGATTCGGCTCAAAGTGTGACGTAAGAGCTAATGTTACTTCTGAGCATCGCATTAACCATCGACCGTACGAGGTTTCGCTTATTATTGACGAgcataataatattgttgaacaaTTTATGTGTCAATGCGAGGCAAATGAGG GGGGATGCAAGCACGTTTCAGTGTTCCTGTTTTGGCTTTTTCGACGAAATGAGTTACCCGCATCAACTGATGTAGAATGTTATTGGAAAATGGCTCCAATGACAGAGGCAGCTCGAAGAAAAGGGGTGGTCTGGGCAGCAGAAATGGAGACTGCAAAAGCACGAAAAAATACACACGATAGCTCGAGTGACTCAAGCGTTAGTCACTCACCTAATCAACATCGCAAGCTGGATCCAACGATCAAAGCAAACATTTCGATTAGGTTTGCGCTTAGCCAAGCAACTAATGAACCATttggaatgctaaaatattTGCTTCCATACGACCCGCACAAGCTGTTATCGGTCGATAGACTATTCATATGCTTCAAACAATCACAGCCAACATCCTACAGTATGGAAAAGTTTTTTGAATTCTGTCACGCAaaaatgacgacggatttacttGATTCTATCAGTTCTAAAACCGTAaaccaacatacaaacgctgaTTGGTATACTTACCGCATCGCTCGCATAACTGCATCAGTATGTTATGAAGCATCGAGATGTACAACCTACGATGGATCTCTTAAAGAACGAATTATGGGTTTCAACACCCCATTTGAGTCGATCCAAATGAAGCGGGGCAAAGTCATGGAGAAACGTGTTTTGAAGGTTGTGCAGAACCAATATGGAAAAATAGAGAGAAGTGGGTTGTATTTGGCAGCCGATCATCCACATTTAGGAGCAACTCCTGATGGTATCCAAAGCGAGAGAGTTTTTGAGGTGAAATGCCCTTCTTCAATGAAAAGAGTTGGTGACTACATTTCGGAGTCCGGTAATGTTTGTGCCAAGTGGATTGCGCAAATGCATCTTCAAATGCATTTGACTGGAAGGAAAAAAAGCCATTTTCTGTGTAGCAGTACcatcttttga
- the LOC131683145 gene encoding uncharacterized protein LOC131683145 isoform X2, whose translation MRPTTLAKQMYCCELHFDIENDCIDYNDFKAPREGFRRYMKLKKDVLPHKNLPSSVEAESLELNNSNKLFVTPLVQRSSESFPDQPIADPLGETDLSTFTDRVPHSEEEVLSKSTLGLSTHDDASNIDARTKTVDQILSTSDSEEKVLIIHTLGLSSNDAIPGCSYEYDNITSNIGESSLNHALPIIH comes from the exons ATGAGGCCAACAACGCTCGCCAAGCAAATGTATTGCTGCGAACTACATTTTGAT ATTGAAAATGATTGCATCGATTACAATGATTTCAAAGCACCTCGGGAAGGTTTTCGGCGGTACATGAAACTTAAAAAAGACGTACTACCACACAAGAACTTACCAAGTTCTGTTGAAGCTGAATCATTAGAGCTTAATAATTCCAATAAACTGTTCGTCACGCCCTTAGTGCAGCGTTCATCAGAGAGTTTTCCGGACCAACCAATAGCAGATCCACTTGGTGAAACAG ACCTTAGCACATTCACTGATAGAGTTCCACATTCTGAAGAGGAAGTTCTCTCTAAATCTACTCTAGGACTCTCTACCCACGATGATGCTAGCAATATTG ATGCAAGAACAAAAACGGTAGACCAAATTTTATCGACGTCAGATTCTGAAGAGAAAGTTCTCATAATACATACTCTAGGGCTCTCTAGCAACGATGCGATTCCGGGTTGTTCTTATGAATATGACAATATTACTAGCAATATTGGTGAATCATCACTTAACCATGCATTGCCGATTATTCACTGA